A single genomic interval of Cucumis sativus cultivar 9930 chromosome 5, Cucumber_9930_V3, whole genome shotgun sequence harbors:
- the LOC101205818 gene encoding nicotinamidase 2 isoform X4 has protein sequence MDNPKSKPSAAIPSYKKYEIRHRLPNPKVAALLVIDMQNYFSAMAKPIFPHILTTIRLCRAASIPVIFTRHAHASASDNPILNEWWNGDIILEGTPAAGLISDLDREDADEVIRKNTYSAFRNTRLEDCLKEKGVEEVIVTGVMTNICCETTARDAFVRGYRVFFSTDATATVDLELHEATLKNLAYGFAYLVDCKRLGEISGSFVMGLKTTDRIRI, from the exons ATGGATAACCCCAAATCAAAGCCCTCCGCCGCAATTCCATCATACAAAAAATACGAGATCCGCCACAGACTCCCAAATCCCAAAGTCGCCGCGCTCTTAGTGATCGACATGCAGAACTATTTCTCCGCCATGGCAAAGCCCATCTTCCCCCATATCCTCACCACCATCCGCCTTTGCCGTGCTGCCTCCATCCCTGTCATCTTCACCCGCCACGCCCACGCCTCTGCCTCCGACAACCCCATCCTCAACGAATGGTGGAACGGCGACATTATACTTGAAGGAACCCCTGCAGCCGGTCTCATTTCCGATCTCGATCGGGAGGACGCCGATGAGGTCATCCGGAAGAACACCTACAGTGCATTCCGGAACACGCGCCTAGAGGACTGCCTGAAAGAGAAGGGCGTGGAAGAGGTGATTGTGACTGGGGTTATGACGAACATTTGCTGTGAGACAACGGCACGTGACGCGTTTGTAAGAGGGTATAGAGTGTTCTTCTCCACGGATGCGACGGCGACGGTGGACTTGGAGCTACATGAGGCTACGTTGAAGAATTTGGCTTATGGGTTCGCTTACTTGGTGGATTGCAAGAGGCTTGGAGAGATTTCTG GTTCTTTTGTGATGGGTCTTAAAACTACTGATCGAATTCGAATTTAG
- the LOC101205818 gene encoding nicotinamidase 2 isoform X2, whose translation MDNPKSKPSAAIPSYKKYEIRHRLPNPKVAALLVIDMQNYFSAMAKPIFPHILTTIRLCRAASIPVIFTRHAHASASDNPILNEWWNGDIILEGTPAAGLISDLDREDADEVIRKNTYSAFRNTRLEDCLKEKGVEEVIVTGVMTNICCETTARDAFVRGYRVFFSTDATATVDLELHEATLKNLAYGFAYLVDCKRLGEISESRDFKFPVSFLLLVSAFCYWVLFFFFLKP comes from the exons ATGGATAACCCCAAATCAAAGCCCTCCGCCGCAATTCCATCATACAAAAAATACGAGATCCGCCACAGACTCCCAAATCCCAAAGTCGCCGCGCTCTTAGTGATCGACATGCAGAACTATTTCTCCGCCATGGCAAAGCCCATCTTCCCCCATATCCTCACCACCATCCGCCTTTGCCGTGCTGCCTCCATCCCTGTCATCTTCACCCGCCACGCCCACGCCTCTGCCTCCGACAACCCCATCCTCAACGAATGGTGGAACGGCGACATTATACTTGAAGGAACCCCTGCAGCCGGTCTCATTTCCGATCTCGATCGGGAGGACGCCGATGAGGTCATCCGGAAGAACACCTACAGTGCATTCCGGAACACGCGCCTAGAGGACTGCCTGAAAGAGAAGGGCGTGGAAGAGGTGATTGTGACTGGGGTTATGACGAACATTTGCTGTGAGACAACGGCACGTGACGCGTTTGTAAGAGGGTATAGAGTGTTCTTCTCCACGGATGCGACGGCGACGGTGGACTTGGAGCTACATGAGGCTACGTTGAAGAATTTGGCTTATGGGTTCGCTTACTTGGTGGATTGCAAGAGGCTTGGAGAGATTTCTG AATCTCGAGATTTTAAGTTTCCAGTGAGCTTTCTTCTTCTGGTTTCTGCCTTTTGctattgggttttgtttttcttcttcttgaagCCATGA
- the LOC101205818 gene encoding nicotinamidase 2 isoform X3, whose protein sequence is MDNPKSKPSAAIPSYKKYEIRHRLPNPKVAALLVIDMQNYFSAMAKPIFPHILTTIRLCRAASIPVIFTRHAHASASDNPILNEWWNGDIILEGTPAAGLISDLDREDADEVIRKNTYSAFRNTRLEDCLKEKGVEEVIVTGVMTNICCETTARDAFVRGYRVFFSTDATATVDLELHEATLKNLAYGFAYLVDCKRLGEISAGSFVMGLKTTDRIRI, encoded by the exons ATGGATAACCCCAAATCAAAGCCCTCCGCCGCAATTCCATCATACAAAAAATACGAGATCCGCCACAGACTCCCAAATCCCAAAGTCGCCGCGCTCTTAGTGATCGACATGCAGAACTATTTCTCCGCCATGGCAAAGCCCATCTTCCCCCATATCCTCACCACCATCCGCCTTTGCCGTGCTGCCTCCATCCCTGTCATCTTCACCCGCCACGCCCACGCCTCTGCCTCCGACAACCCCATCCTCAACGAATGGTGGAACGGCGACATTATACTTGAAGGAACCCCTGCAGCCGGTCTCATTTCCGATCTCGATCGGGAGGACGCCGATGAGGTCATCCGGAAGAACACCTACAGTGCATTCCGGAACACGCGCCTAGAGGACTGCCTGAAAGAGAAGGGCGTGGAAGAGGTGATTGTGACTGGGGTTATGACGAACATTTGCTGTGAGACAACGGCACGTGACGCGTTTGTAAGAGGGTATAGAGTGTTCTTCTCCACGGATGCGACGGCGACGGTGGACTTGGAGCTACATGAGGCTACGTTGAAGAATTTGGCTTATGGGTTCGCTTACTTGGTGGATTGCAAGAGGCTTGGAGAGATTTCTG CAGGTTCTTTTGTGATGGGTCTTAAAACTACTGATCGAATTCGAATTTAG
- the LOC101205818 gene encoding protein FAR1-RELATED SEQUENCE 5 isoform X1, with product MDNPKSKPSAAIPSYKKYEIRHRLPNPKVAALLVIDMQNYFSAMAKPIFPHILTTIRLCRAASIPVIFTRHAHASASDNPILNEWWNGDIILEGTPAAGLISDLDREDADEVIRKNTYSAFRNTRLEDCLKEKGVEEVIVTGVMTNICCETTARDAFVRGYRVFFSTDATATVDLELHEATLKNLAYGFAYLVDCKRLGEISAMKKTGQPCNNSEVVDVEDDREARIDPQLEIVEPVIGMKFISVEETYRFYVNYATKVGFTVRKQYHKKKKNGIVSRASFCCSKEGFRQVNKRKEFVHYTRPISRTGCEASLACLLGKNGQYRVVSFKGNHNHDLGKMTLKRTINVDMNISNAQKVHDADSSRTSFGATMGLINKEVDGREGTGFVDRDYMNYVPIEKKARIEKGEVEALVQFFENKQRDNSSIFYALQHNEDNMVTNIFWTDARSVYDYECFGDVICFDTTYRSSELGRPFTPFFGVNHHKQSAIFGAALLYDETIESLKWLFNTFLSVMSRKQPKTILTNQSSTIAKAICDVFPEAQHRLCVWHIFQSAAKTLSHVFHGPNQFVQDFSSCLFDYEDEDDWLLAWQKMLDKYALTNNKWLTYLFELREKWAIVYGRQAFTADMKSTQRSEIMNEVLKKYLRPDYDILQFLQQYDRFLADRRCEEMVADFKMNHTTPILPMDTEMLLHVVDIYTPAIFKLFEKEYMNILSCSTFKMGKFDGVSEYKVLFHGSSCHWLVKYEASTQTVTCSCMKFTSTGILCSHSLKVLDRKNVKKLPASYILKRWTRDARASNSQTLEICGKSTGERYNHLCRKFYQITSLAAEHEKLFEHTSETFVQLLKDLEEMKKNLFCGK from the exons ATGGATAACCCCAAATCAAAGCCCTCCGCCGCAATTCCATCATACAAAAAATACGAGATCCGCCACAGACTCCCAAATCCCAAAGTCGCCGCGCTCTTAGTGATCGACATGCAGAACTATTTCTCCGCCATGGCAAAGCCCATCTTCCCCCATATCCTCACCACCATCCGCCTTTGCCGTGCTGCCTCCATCCCTGTCATCTTCACCCGCCACGCCCACGCCTCTGCCTCCGACAACCCCATCCTCAACGAATGGTGGAACGGCGACATTATACTTGAAGGAACCCCTGCAGCCGGTCTCATTTCCGATCTCGATCGGGAGGACGCCGATGAGGTCATCCGGAAGAACACCTACAGTGCATTCCGGAACACGCGCCTAGAGGACTGCCTGAAAGAGAAGGGCGTGGAAGAGGTGATTGTGACTGGGGTTATGACGAACATTTGCTGTGAGACAACGGCACGTGACGCGTTTGTAAGAGGGTATAGAGTGTTCTTCTCCACGGATGCGACGGCGACGGTGGACTTGGAGCTACATGAGGCTACGTTGAAGAATTTGGCTTATGGGTTCGCTTACTTGGTGGATTGCAAGAGGCTTGGAGAGATTTCTG CCATGAAGAAAACTGGGCAACCATGTAATAATTCTGAAGTTGTTGATGTGGAAGATGATAGAGAGGCTAGGATTGACCCTCAACTTGAAATTGTGGAGCCAGTGATTGGGATGAAGTTCATTTCTGTTGAGGAAACGTATCGGTTCTATGTCAATTATGCAACAAAAGTCGGTTTTACTGTTAGGAAACAAtatcacaaaaagaaaaagaatggaatTGTTTCAAGAGCTTCCTTTTGTTGCTCAAAGGAAGGGTTTCGTCAAGTAAACAAGAGAAAAGAATTTGTTCATTATACTCGGCCAATTTCAAGGACAGGATGTGAAGCTTCATTGGCATGCTTGCTTGGAAAGAATGGTCAATACAGAGTTGTGTCTTTTAAAGGAAATCACAATCATGACCTTGGTAAAATGACGTTGAAGCGTACAATAAATGTTGACATGAACATTTCCAATGCTCAAAAAGTGCATGATGCAGATAGTTCAAGAACTTCATTTGGAGCTACTATGGgactaataaataaagaggTGGACGGTAGAGAAGGAACGGGATTCGTGGATAGAGATTACATGAATTATGTACccatagaaaaaaaagcaagaaTTGAAAAGGGAGAAGTTGAAGCACTTGTACAGTTTTTTGAGAATAAACAGAGGGACAactcttctattttttatgcATTGCAACACAATGAAGATAACATGGTCACTAATATCTTTTGGACCGATGCACGCTCAGTGTATGATTATGAGTGTTTTGGAGATGTCATTTGTTTTGACACTACCTATCGTTCAAGTGAACTTGGTCGACCTTTTACACCATTCTTTGGAGTTAATCACCATAAACAATCAGCAATATTTGGTGCAGCTTTACTTTATGATGAAACAATCGAGTCTCTTAAATGGTTGTTTAATACTTTTCTTAGTGTAATGTCTAGAAAGCAACCAAAGACAATTCTTACAAATCAGTCTTCGACAATAGCTAAAGCAATATGTGATGTTTTTCCTGAAGCCCAACATCGACTATGTGTTTGGCATATTTTTCAAAGTGCTGCTAAGACCTTGAGTCATGTGTTTCATGGACCAAATCAATTTGTTCAGGACTTTAGCAgttgtttatttgattatgaagatgaagatgattgGTTGTTAGCATGGCAGAAAATGTTGGATAAATATGCTCTTACAAATAACAAGTGGTTGacatatttgtttgaattgcGAGAAAAATGGGCAATAGTATATGGGCGACAAGCTTTTACAGCTGACATGAAAAGCACACAACGTAGTGAAATTATGAATGAggtattgaaaaaatatttaaggcCTGATTATGACATTTTGCAATTTCTCCAACAATATGATAGATTTTTAGCAGATCGAAGATGTGAGGAAATGGTTGCGGATTTTAAGATGAATCATACAACACCTATTTTGCCAATGGATACAGAAATGTTACTACATGTGGTAGACATATACACACCagcaatatttaaattgtttgaaaaagaatatatgaaTATTCTTAGTTGTAGTACCTTCAAGATGGGTAAGTTTGACGGTGTATCGGAGTATAAAGTATTATTTCATGGAAGCTCTTGTCATTGGTTAGTTAAATATGAGGCTTCAACACAAACAGTCACGTGTAGTTGCATGAAATTCACATCCACCGGTATTCTATGTAGCCACTCTCTTAAGGTACTCGATAGGAAGAATGTGAAAAAGCTTCCTGCctcatatattttgaaaagatggACAAGAGATGCAAGAGCTTCAAATAGTCAAACACTCGAGATTTGTGGAAAGTCAACTGGAGAACGTTATAACCACTTGTGTcgtaaattttatcaaataacttCACTAGCAGCAGAACATGAAAAGTTGTTTGAACATACTTCTGAAACTTTCGTTCAATTGCTCAAAGATTTagaggagatgaagaaaaatttattttgtggAAAATAA